The following proteins come from a genomic window of Macadamia integrifolia cultivar HAES 741 chromosome 14, SCU_Mint_v3, whole genome shotgun sequence:
- the LOC122061422 gene encoding GA-binding protein subunit beta-2-like, translated as MGMDEANTANQPAEETETPDNVEALLEAARYDDIDDVVRLASAGVSLDSKDSQGRTALHMAAANGHLDIVEYLVKNGVDLNACNMEKNTPLHWACLNGHIQVVNNLILAGANVTILNSHERTPMDEAVSRRKMEVIDAINAAVAQLELNGVGVS; from the exons ATGGGAATGGACGAAGCGAATACGGCGAATCAACCGGCAGAGGAGACGGAGACCCCTGACAACGTGGAGGCATTGCTTGAG GCTGCTAGATATgatgatattgatgatgtcGTAAGGTTAGCGTCTGCAGGTGTTTCTCTGGATTCTAAAGATTCTCAAGGAAGAACAG CACTTCATATGGCAGCTGCTAATGGACATCTTGATATTGTGGAGTATCTTGTAAAAAATGGAGTG GATCTTAATGCTTGTAACATGGAGAAAAATACACCTCTTCACTGGGCTTGCCTCAATGGGCACATTCAG GTGGTTAACAATTTGATTCTAGCAGGAGCCAACGTAACTATACTAAACAG CCATGAAAGGACTCCGATGGATGAGGCAGTGAGCAGGCGGAAAATGGAAGTCATTGATGCAATCAATGCAGCTGTTGCACAGCTTGAACTTAATGGAGTTGGAGTTTCTTAA